Proteins from a genomic interval of Arvicola amphibius chromosome 10, mArvAmp1.2, whole genome shotgun sequence:
- the Htr1f gene encoding 5-hydroxytryptamine receptor 1F has translation MDFLNSSDQNLTSGERLNRMPSKILVSLTLSGLALMTTTINSLVIAAIIVTRKLHHPANYLICSLAVTDFLVAVLVMPFSIVYIVKERWIMGPILCDIWLSIDIICCTCSILHLSVIALDRYRAITDAVEYARKRTPKNAGIMITIVWVISVFISMPPLFWRQQGTSRVNECVIKHDHIASTIYSTFGAFYIPLVLILILYYKIYRAARTLYHKRQASRMMKEELNGQVLLESGEKSIKLVSASYMLEKSLSDPSTDFDRIQSTVKSPRSELKHEKSWRRQKISGTRERKAATTLGLILGAFVICWLPFFVKELVVNVCDKCKLSDEVSNFLTWLGYLNSLINPLIYTIFNEDFKKAFQKLVRCRC, from the coding sequence atggattttttaaattcatcagaTCAAAACTTGACCTCAGGGGAACGCTTAAACCGAATGCCATCCAAAATTTTGGTATCCCTCACTCTGTCCGGGCTGGCACTGATGACCACCACTATCAACTCCCTCGTGATTGCTGCAATCATTGTGACTCGGAAGCTGCACCACCCAGCCAACTATTTAATTTGTTCCCTGGCAGTTACAGATTTTCTTGTAGCTGTCCTGGTGATGCCCTTCAGTATTGTGTACATTGTGAAAGAAAGATGGATTATGGGACCAATACTCTGTGACATTTGGCTGAGCATTGACATCATCTGTTGTACTTGTTCCATCTTGCATCTATCGGTGATAGCCTTGGATAGGTACCGAGCAATCACAGATGCTGTTGAATATGCCAGGAAGAGGACTCCCAAGAACGCTGGCATCATGATTACAATAGTGTGGGTTATATCTGTGTTCATCTCTATGCCTCCTCTCTTCTGGAGGCAACAAGGAACTAGCCGTGTTAATGAATGCGTCATCAAGCACGACCACATTGCTTCCACAATTTACTCCACGTTTGGAGCTTTCTACATCCCACTCGTATTGATATTGATCCTCTATTACAAAATATACAGGGCAGCAAGGACACTGTACCACAAGCGACAAGCAAGCCGCATGATGAAGgaggagctgaatggccaagtCCTTTTGGAGAGTGGTGAGAAGAGCATTAAACTGGTCTCCGCATCATATATGCTAGAGAAATCCTTATCTGATCCATCAACAGACTTCGACAGAATCCAAAGCACAGTGAAAAGTCCCAGGTCGGAGTTGAAGCATGAGAAATCTTGGAGGAGACAGAAAATCTCAGGCACTAGGGAACGCAAGGCAGCCACTACCCTGGGCTTGATCTTGGGTGCATTTGTAATATGTTGGCTGCCCTTTTTCGTAAAAGAACTGGTTGTTAATGTCTGTGACAAATGTAAACTCTCTGATGAAGTGTCAAATTTTTTGACATGGCTTGGTTACCTGAATTCCCTTATAAATCCACTGATTTATACAATTTTCAACGAAGACTTCAAGAAAGCCTTCCAAAAACTTGTACGATGTCGATGTTAG